CCCAGAACTGCGCCGCCTGTCACGGCGCCAACCTCGAAGGACAGCCGGACTGGCGAACCCCCGATGCGGATGGGCGTCTGCCCGCGCCGCCTCACGATGAAACCGGGCACACATGGCACCATCCCGACCGGATGCTGTTTGAATACACGAAACTCGGCGGACGCGAGGCCCTGGCCCGGCAAGGCGTGGAATTCGACAGCGGCATGCCCGGTTTCGGCGACGTCCTGACGGATCGCGAGATCTGGAACATCCTCGCCTACATCCAATCAACCTGGCCCGAGCGCGAACGCGCCGCGCAGGCCGAACGCACGGCCGCCGATCTGGCAAACGGAGGAAATTGACATGAAGAATTACATTTCAATGATCGTGATGGCGCTTTCCCTTGCGCTGCCCTTGCAGGCAGCGGCGCAGGACATCTCGGAGGACAGGGTGCGCGAGCTGGTGCTCGAGACGATCCGCGAAAACCCCGAGATCGTCATGGAGGCCGTCGCGATCCTCGAAGCCCGGCAGGCCGAGGCACAGGCGGCGTCGCAAGCAGAGGTGCTCTCCCGCGAACGCGACACGCTGGAACGCGACCCCAATGCGCCGGTTCTGGGCAATCCGGAAGGCGATGTCACGGTGGTGGAATTCTTCGACTACAATTGTCCCTATTGCCGTCGTGCCAAGCCCGAGATCGAGGCCCTGCTGGCCGCCGATCCGGATGTTCGCCTTGTCTATCGTGAATGGCCGATCCTCGGCGAAGGGTCGGTGTTTGCCACCCGTGCCGCGCTGGCCGCGCGCGAACAGGGGCTTTACGAAGACTTCCATTGGGCGCTGATGGGCATGAGCGGCCGCGCCGAGGAGTCGTCTGTCCTTCGGATCGCGGAAGACATCGGCCTCGACATCGCGCAATTGCGCCGCGACATGGAGGCGCCGGAGATCGACGCACATATCGAGACCTCGATGCGCCTGGCGCAGGCCCTCGGCATCACGGGCACGCCATCCTTCGTGGTCGGCGATGCCCTTGTGCCCGGTGTCGTGGATGCCGAGCAGTTGCAAACGCTCGTCACCGATGCGCGAGAACCGGAACAATGAACGCGGCCGGAAAGACGGGCCTGACGCGCCGGCATTTCATCATCACCGCAACCGCCCTGTTTTCGCCGCCCATCTCGGGGCCGCTTCTGGCGGATAGCTGGCCGAGCGAGGCGCAGAAAAGCGCATGGGATGCCGAGGTCACGCCGCCCTTCTTCGATCCGGAGGTATCCAATCCCTGGGGGCTCGATCCGCGATTTCTTCCGCAACGGGTCGAGGCGCGGGCAGGCCTTGTTCCGGGGAACATTCACGTCGATGCCATCGCGCGCTACCTCTACCATATCGAGGAGGGAGGGACGGCCATGCGCTATGGCGTTGCCATCGCACGCGGCAACCTTTACGAACCCGGCACCTACACGATCCGGCGCAAGGTTCGGTGGCCGCACTGGACGCCGACGCGCGCGATGATCGAACGCGACCCGGAGCTTTACGCGGAGGTCGCAAACGGAATGGAGCCGGGTCCTGACAATCCGCTCGGGGCGCGGGCCCTGTATCTCTACGTGGGCGATCGCGACACCTATTTGCGCATCCACGGCTCGCCCCAGCCCCGCTCCATCGGGGGCCGCGCGAGTTCGGGCTGTGTACGGATGGTCAATGCCCATATGATCGCGCTCTACCCGCTGGTCGAAACCGGGGTGACGGCGTATCTGCATCCGCCCGAAGACTACGTCAGCGCAAAGAGTTGAGCATCAAATTCGCGACGCCCGAGAGACGCCGGCGAAGCCACTGCGCGAAAGGACCGGATTTGGGACGAAAATTGATCAACAGCTTGGCATTGTCGGCCCTTCTGGGCGGATGCACCGCCGTCGTCGGCACCGAAAACACGGCCCCCGATCCCGTCCCCGAGCAGGTTGTGGCCCTGGCAGCGCCTTACCAGGATGTCTCGACGGCGCGTCTTTTGCCGCGTGACGGGTGTTACTGGTATCTCCACGAGGGGCCCGTCGAAACGACTCTCTTGCCGCTCAGAACCGTCGAAGGGCGACACATCTGCGCTGCGCGAGAGTAGAGGGCCGCGCTGTGGTTGGCCGCGATCATTCCGGGTCGTCGCTCAACTTCGGGACCCGGCAGCGCGGCGCCGCGCAAGTTCGCGATAGAGCGCCTCCCGCGTGACCCCCAGTTCGGCGGCCACCTCCTGCCATCGGCCCCTGTCTGGCACGTGGTTGCCCTCACCAAGCCATGCGTCGAGACGGTCGGCCACCTTTGGCAATGATCGAATCTCCGACCTGAGCCGCGCAGCCTGAACACTGCGCGCCAGCAGCGCGGACCAGCTTTCCGCCAGAGCCGGATCGTCGGCGAGCGCAGACAGGAAGCGCTTCTTCGGCAAGCCTGCGACGACGCATTCTTCGGGAGCGACAGCATCGCAGTGATACCGGGACGAATAGGCCGATGCCTCGGCTACAACCGCGCCTGGCCCTGCATTCTGCAGAACCATGTGCGCTCCGAGCGTGGTGTGTCGCTGCAGTTGCACCCGGCCGGAGCGCACCATATAGATGTTCGCGACATCTTCGCCCGCTGCGAACAGCGTCTCACCGGGGGCAAGCCCGGTGTCGCGTGCATCCTGAAAAATCTTCGAAATCGCCATTCGCATGATCGCGATCATATGCTGAGCGGCGATTGCCTGCAACAAGGGCCCTATGTCGACTGGAGGTCCCATGATCCGATTTGCGTTTCTCGTTGCCCTTCTCGCGTCTCCCGGTCCCGCGCTGGCGCAGGATGCGGCCGGTCAGCATGGCGGGATGAGGCATGTGCCGGGGATGTCCCACGAGGGCCATGGGATGAACGCGGACGCCTTTCCCGCAGGGCTCATAGAGGGGGGACAATCCGCTTTCGCTGCCATTCAGGAGATTGTCGCACAGCTGATGGCGGATCCGACGACGGACTGGAGCCGCGTCGATATCGAGGCGCTTCGTCAGCATCTGATCGACATGGACAACGTGACGCTCCGCGCCCGCGTCAGCGTCGAGGAGATCGAAGGCGGTGCCCGCTTCGAGGCGATCTCGGAAGACGCAGGCGTGACCAGCTCGATCCGCGCCATGGTTACGGCCCACGTGGCGACGATGGATGGTGTCGAGGGCTGGACAATGCGGGCGGAAGATATTCCTGGCGGTGCGGCCCTGACCGTGACCGGCGAGGATCCGAACCGCATTCGGGCCCTGGGCTTTATCGGCATGATGACAGTCGGCATGCACCACCAGACCCATCACCTTGCTCTGGCGACAGGGCAAAATCCCCACGCGCATTGAGATCGACCGGGGCGCCGCCGCCTCCGAGATTGGCCTGGTCGAAGGCGAAGCCGGCGCGCACGTCACCCATGAATGGGCGAGGCGCGCGGGGCACCCCCGGCATCAATAAAAACAATGGTTTGAGTTGGAGAACGTTAGACGCCAGGCCCATCCCCTCCGCCACTTGCCCCCGCGAAAGCGTTCTCCCGATCCGGCTGCGGCCGGATTTTTCCGTTGTTTTCGAGGGTTATGCGGATGCGGCTGAGCACTGGCCCCTGCGCCAGGTGGCTTGGAAGCAGTCTCTCAGGGCCAATATTCTCCGGACCTATTAACCGCGCGCAGTTCGGTTCAGAGCGCCATGCTACTGAAATCATTAGGCTTAGAGTGGGGGCGCACTGGGCGGGGTTCGCAGTTCCGTTCGCCAAGCCGCTGGAACCCGGATCGAACGATCAGCGAACGGCCCTAGGCCGCCTGCGCGAAGCCACCGTTCACGGCCTGCTGCCACACATGGGCGTAGACGCTTGCTGCAAGCGCTTTCTTTTCATCGGGCGT
This window of the Roseovarius sp. SCSIO 43702 genome carries:
- a CDS encoding L,D-transpeptidase, which gives rise to MNAAGKTGLTRRHFIITATALFSPPISGPLLADSWPSEAQKSAWDAEVTPPFFDPEVSNPWGLDPRFLPQRVEARAGLVPGNIHVDAIARYLYHIEEGGTAMRYGVAIARGNLYEPGTYTIRRKVRWPHWTPTRAMIERDPELYAEVANGMEPGPDNPLGARALYLYVGDRDTYLRIHGSPQPRSIGGRASSGCVRMVNAHMIALYPLVETGVTAYLHPPEDYVSAKS
- a CDS encoding DsbA family protein, producing the protein MKNYISMIVMALSLALPLQAAAQDISEDRVRELVLETIRENPEIVMEAVAILEARQAEAQAASQAEVLSRERDTLERDPNAPVLGNPEGDVTVVEFFDYNCPYCRRAKPEIEALLAADPDVRLVYREWPILGEGSVFATRAALAAREQGLYEDFHWALMGMSGRAEESSVLRIAEDIGLDIAQLRRDMEAPEIDAHIETSMRLAQALGITGTPSFVVGDALVPGVVDAEQLQTLVTDAREPEQ
- a CDS encoding cytochrome c; amino-acid sequence: MPATVDIAQGEALYAQNCAACHGANLEGQPDWRTPDADGRLPAPPHDETGHTWHHPDRMLFEYTKLGGREALARQGVEFDSGMPGFGDVLTDREIWNILAYIQSTWPERERAAQAERTAADLANGGN
- a CDS encoding Crp/Fnr family transcriptional regulator, which codes for MQAIAAQHMIAIMRMAISKIFQDARDTGLAPGETLFAAGEDVANIYMVRSGRVQLQRHTTLGAHMVLQNAGPGAVVAEASAYSSRYHCDAVAPEECVVAGLPKKRFLSALADDPALAESWSALLARSVQAARLRSEIRSLPKVADRLDAWLGEGNHVPDRGRWQEVAAELGVTREALYRELARRRAAGSRS